From Nicotiana tomentosiformis unplaced genomic scaffold, ASM39032v3 Un00230, whole genome shotgun sequence, a single genomic window includes:
- the LOC138903964 gene encoding uncharacterized protein, whose translation MKSAPVSSPPAQPARGGAQSAKGRPRWGGRSGGGQACFYALPARPDAIASDAVIKGIVSVFHRDASVVFDPGSTYLYMSSYFAHYLDMPRESLVSSVHVSTPVGDTIIVDCVYRSCMVTIGSLETRVDSMVNFDVILGMDWLSPCHVVQDCHAKTVTLAMLGLPRVEWSGSVDYIPSRVISYLRAQQMVEKGYLSYLAFVRDVSAETPTIDSVPVVRDFLDVFSADLSGMPHDRDIDLVLGTQPFSISQYLMAPIELKELKEQLQELFDKGFIRPSVSPWGAPVLFVKKKDGTMRMCVDYR comes from the coding sequence ATGAAATCAGCACCAgtttcttcaccacccgctcaaccagctcgaggtggagctCAATCAGCTAAGGGCCGCCCAAgatggggaggccgatcagggggaggccaggcatgtttctatgctcttcctgccagaccagatgccattgcttcggatgcCGTGATTaaaggtattgtctcagttttccatagagatgcctctgtagtatttgaccctggttcaacTTATTTATATatgtcctcgtatttcgctcattatctggatatgccccgtgagtctctagtttcatctgttcatgtatccactccagtgggtgatactattattgtggactgtgtataTAGGTCGtgtatggtgactattgggagtctagaGACTAGAGTGGAtagtatggtcaattttgatgtgatattaggtatggattggttgtctccatgtcatgttgttcaagattgtcatgctaagaccgtgacattggcgatgctggggttgccgagggttgagtggagcggctctGTAGACTATATTCCTAGTAGAGTTATTTCATACTTGAGGGCTcagcagatggttgagaagggttatctATCTTATCTggcatttgtgagggatgttagtgcagaaacccctactattgattctgttccagtggtgcgagattttctggatgtgttttctgcagacctgtcgggcatgccgcatgatagagatattgatttggtGCTAGGCACTCAGCCCTTTTCCATTTCACAGTATCTTATGGCACCgatagagttgaaggaattgaaagagcagcttcaggaactctttgataagggatttattcggcctagcgtgtcaccttggggtgcaccagttctatttgtgaagaagaaggatggcactATGAGAATGTGCGTTGATTATAGATAG